A stretch of DNA from Candidatus Methylomirabilis tolerans:
AGTATCTGCGACGTCCTGCACCAGGAGGACAGGCACCACATGTCAATACTCAGTCGGCGTTACCACCCACGGTCTTACACCGCAACGAGGAAGTCCGCGTTAACCATCTTTATCACAATCACACAAGGAGACAAGGCATGGGACGATTTCTACGCAAGATCTTTTTTCTCGCGATAACACTTAGCATGGCGCTGGCGTTCGGTCCGTTCGCTTCGGCGGCTGTGGCAGCCCAAACAAAAGAGGATAAGGCGGTCCTGGACGAATTACTGGACATCTTGAAAGACAAAGGCCACATTACCGAAGACAAATACCAGGAACTCAAGACGCGAGCGAAGAAAGAAGGGGCCGAGAGGTTACTGGCGGGACTCAAGGACTGGACCCCCTATCTCAAATCCGCGGACGGGCAGCACAAGGTCGAACTGCACGGGCGACTCAATTTCGACGTACGCTCCTACGAGGGGGATGCCAAGAAACTGGACAGCAAACGCAGCAACGAGTCCTCCCCGCGCAGCGACCTCATCACAAATCTCCTGGTCCGCAGAGCTCGCATCGGGATCGATGCGACGTTTTTCAAGTACTTGGACTTCAAGGTGGAGGGAGAATTTAGCGAGGGAAGCTCATTCAACTTGACTGATGGCTACGGAGAATTGAACTACTGGCCGGAACTCAGAGTCAGGGGCGGCCAGTTCAAGGTTCCCTTCAGCTTCGAGGAGCTGACCTCTTCCCGATTCATCGACTTTGTAGAGCGATCAGTCGTCAACAACTTAGTTCCAGCCCGCGATGTCGGCGCGATGATGCATGGAACTCTCCTTGGGGGAACGCTCGATTATTCGGCCGGGATCTTCAACGGCACCGGACAGAACACCTCGGACAAGAACGACGCCAAGGATTACGCGGGTCGTCTGCTGGTCCGTCCATTCAAGCTGCTCGACATTCCAGCACTCCAAAAGCTCCATATCGCCGGCCACATGACCTACGGCGATCAGGACAAGGGGGACAGCCTGCGTGGGCGTACGGATGCCCGGTTCGAATTCTTCCCGCGCGTCCCGACGCAAGGGGATCGGGTCCGCTACGGCTTTGAGGTGGTCCACGCCTACGGTCCCTTTGGGCTATACGGCGAGTACGTGAAAACCAAGGAGGAGCGTGAGGGACTCGGAACCGGAGGCAGCAACCTCGCCGATGTCGATGGCCGTGGTTGGTACGTCGCCGGGACCTGGCTCGTGACGGGTGAGGAGAAGATTCACGGGAAGGCGCCCAAGGTCAAGAGTAATTTCGATCCCCGAACGGGTGGCCTGGGGGCGGTGGAGCTTGTGGCCCGATTTGCCCAACTCGACTTCGATTCCGACGACCCGCTGGCCAGCCCTGGTGAGAACGGTGTCGATGCATTGACCGTCGGCTTCAACTGGTACCTCAGCCCGAATACCCGCCTGATGTTCAACTGGGTGAATAACTGGTATGACAACGACAAGATGACCCCGATTAAAGGTGACGACTCGTCGTGGGAGATTACATCGCGACTGGCGGTGTGGTTCTAAGACCAGCCTGATGCTTCCACGCCCGTGAGGCCCATCGCCGTCTCTGACATGGGGAGCCTCCCTCCTCCAGGCAGGACGGCGATGGGCCGATTTCGGGACGCAATGCACACATGACTCTCTGGTATGCACTTCATCAATATGTAACATAACCGTAACATGGACGTAACGTGATCGTTATACCGTATGTAATAGTCTTTTGACAAAGGAGGCTGACGATGTTCAGACAGAAGAACGGTACAAAGAGAAAAGGTTATACCTTTTTACTGCTGCTTGCGGAGATCGTGTGCTCGGTCTTGCTCTGGTCTGCACTCGCCGTGGCCGATGTCCTCAAGGTAGACCCGGCGCTCCCAACCTACAAGGCGGTCAGCGGTGTCTCGGGCAACCTGTCGAGTGTCGGATCGGATACCTTGAACAACCTGATGACGTTCTGGGCCGAAACGTTCAACAAGTATTACCCCAATGTGAAGATCCAGATCGAGGGGAAAGGTTCCTCTACGGCTCCACCGGCGCTGATCTCCGGCACCGCTCAGCTCGGCCCCATGTCCCGTCCCATGAAAGGGACCGAGATCGATGCCTTTGAAAAGAAGTTCGGCTACAAGCCGACGGGGCTCCGCAGTGCCGTGGATGCCCTGGCGGTGTTTGTGCATAAGGATAACCCGATCAAGTGTCTGACCATTGCGCAAGTGGACGCTATCTTTTCCAAGTCCAGGCGCTACGGTCACAAGGAAGACGTCAAAACCTGGGGGCAGCTCGGCTTGACCGGCGACTGGGCCAATCGCCCGATCAGTCTGTTTGGCCGAAACTCGGCCTCCGGCACGTACGGGTTCTTCAAGGAGCATGCGCTGAAGAACGGCGACTACAAAGATGAGTTGAAGGAACAGCCCGGCTCGGCCTCTGTCGTCCAGGGGGTGGCTGTTGATCGCTACGCCATGGGCTATAGTGGCATCGGCTACGCGACGCCTGACGTACGCGCTGTTCCGCTGAGCGAAAAAGAAGGCGGCGCGTGCGCTGAGGCCACAGCGGACAACGCCTATTCCGGGAAGTACCCACTGTCACGATTTCTGTTCATCTACGTCAATAGGGCGCCGGACAAGCACCTTGACCCTCTCACCCGTGAGTTCGCCAGGTTTTTACTCTCAAAGGATGGACAACAGGCCGTGATCAAGGACGGATACTTTCCAATCCCGAACTCCATCGCCAAGGAAGAGCTGAGCAAGGCGCTCTAATGGCTTCCTGAACCGATCCATGGAGGACAGCACAAAGGTTGTTGCACCGGGCGAGCCGTTACAAGCGGCTCGCCCGGTTATCGTCCCGCGCCGCAAGATCACGCGGCGCCTCCTGCTGGATCGCCTCGCCCGTTGGATCGTGACGCTCGGGGGGGCGGCGATCATCGTCTCTATTCTGGCCATCCTGTTCGTCATTGCCGCCGGGGTCTACCCCCTCTTCAGGAAGCCCACAGCGGTGCTGCTGGGAGAGCTCGCCACGAGCCTCGATTCGACCCCGCTGGCAGTCGGGGTGGATGAATACCGTGAGATCGTCTACGTGGTTACAGCCTCCGGCGTGCAGTTCGTGTCCGTCAAGGACGGCAGCGTGCTGCCATCTAATCCGCTGCAGGGACTGCGCGGCGCCACGGTCGTCGGGACATCGGGCTTGGGACGAGGTCCGCTCTTGCTGGGACTCTCGGATGGGCGCGCGATCCCCGTAGAGGTCGGGTTCTCGGTCACCTTCCCGGATGGAAAGCGCCGTGTCGAATCCGAGCTGACGGCTGTCGATCCAATTGCAGTTGATCCGGAGCAACATCCACTGACGCGGCTCGCCTACGCCTCTACCCCCAACGGGCCTATGACAGCGGCTGCCATCGGTCCAAAGGCTCTCATTCTCGTCACTGTCAAAGAGACGAAGGCCCTGATTGGTCCAACCACGAAGGAAGAGTCGCGCCAACGCCTCACTCTGCCAATCGAGGGGGAGATCACTTCGCTGGCCCTCGATGGTCGCGGCGAGGATCTGTTCGTCGGAACATCGTTCGGCCAAGTCATCAGGGTAGACCTCCGAGACCCGAACGATCCGAAGGTTGCCGACATTGCCGCTGCCACGACCCGACCCGGAATCGGCGTGAGTATGGTGGGATTCCTGATCGGAGACCGCACGCTAATCGTGGGTGATGCGATGGGCGGCGTCGGCTCGTGGCAACTCGTACGAGCGGATGGCGAAGGGCAGCGCCTGGTGAAGGTCTATGACTTTCTGGCTCACACGGGGCCCGTCGTCGCCTTCGCCCCGTCCCGTCGCGATAAGGGGTTTGTGACGGCGGACGCCTCCGGCATCATCCACATCCACTATGGCACCACGGGGAAGACCTTACTGACGCTCAAGGCTGCAGATGTGGGACTGAACGCGGTCACCTTCGCCCCTAAAGTCGACGGCGTCATAACAGTGAATGCGAAGGGGGGCCTCTCACAGTGGACCGTAGAGAACCCCCACCCGGAGATCAGTTGGGGGAGCCTATTCGGCAAGCTCTGGTACGAGGGGTACCCCGCACCGACCTATGTCTGGCAGTCCACCGGAGGGACCGACGACTTTGAGGCAAAGTTCAGCCTCACCCCGCTCATCTTTGGAACGGTCAAAGGGACATTCTACGCCCTGCTCTTCGCGATCCCGCTGGCGCTCCTGGGCGCCCTGTACGCCTCCCAGTTCATGCACCCGACGCTCAAGGGGATCGTGAAGCCAACCGTAGAGATTATGGCTGCGCTTCCGAGCGTCGTCCTGGGATTCCTGGCAGGCCTTTGGCTTGCGCCCTTTGTCGAAAAGGTCGTTCCCGGCCTCTTCCTCATGCCGATCATAACCACACTCCTCATCCTGATCGCAATCTTCTGCTGGCGATTCGTTCCCATTAGCGTCCGCAGCCGGGTCAAGGCGGGCACCGAGGTCGCCCTGCTTATCCCGATCGTCATCCTCGGAGGCTGGATCTCCTTTCAGCTCGGTGGAACAATCGAGCGCCTGTTGCTGTCAGGTGACTATCGAGGCTGGCTCCTGAGTGTTCTTGGGCTCACCTATGATCAACGAAACTCCCTGGTGGTTGGCATCGCCATGGGCTTCGCCGTCATCCCGATTATCTTTACCATTGCTGAGGATTCGCTCTCCAGCGTGCCTCAACACCTTGTGGCCGGTTCGCTCGCGCTTGGCGCCACCCGGTGGCAGACCGCACTGAGGGTTGTCCTGCCGACGGCGAGCCCTGGGATCTTCTCCGCTATTATGATCGGCTTCGGGCGGGCGGTGGGCGAGACGATGATCGTCCTGATGGCCACGGGGAATACGCCGGTGATGGACTGGAGTATCTTCAACGGCTTTCGGGCTCTCTCGGCCAACATCGCCGTGGAGCTCCCTGAGGCGCCTGATGGCGGGACACTCTTCCGGATCCTCTTCCTGGCAGCCCTCCTGCTCTTCGTGATGACATTCATTGTGAACACCCTGGCCGAATTGGTCCGCCTGAAGCTCCGGCAGAGGTATCGCTCCCTATGACGCGATTCTGGAAGAGCGGCGATCCATTCATCTGGCTTACGGGAGGGGCATTAGCCCTCAACCTTCTCCTGGTGGCCGGACTCGTCCTCCTGGTGCTGCTCAACGGGCTGGGCTTCTTTTGGCCGTCGGCGATTGTGCATCTGACGCTGTCAGACGGCAAGGAGCTATTAGGCCAGGTGATGCAACGGGAGGTGATCCCGCAACCGGACGCACCCCCAGGAACCGCCGCGCGCCACCGGATTCAGGTCAAGGTCGGTAATCGCGACCTGTACGGCGCCGACTTTGTCTGGGTCGAGGAGGCCATGATCGCTCGCCGCGACGTCCCTGCGCAGGCTGTCCTCATCGAGCGACGGGAGTGGGGCAATCTGTACGGCTTTCTCAAAGAGGTTCGGGATGATGAGCGGGCCGTGACTTCCGGACCTGAGGCAGCCTGGAGTACTCTTCAGGCCATCCTCCCGGGCGCAACCTCGACGTTTCAGGAGATCAGGCGTATCGAAAAGAAGGAGATCGGGGCGATCAATGCTGCTCAGGAGAAAATCCGCCTGACGCTCAAGAAGCTCCAACTCTCGGGGCAAGAGGCAGGTTCAAAAACAGCACGGCTCGACCAGGAGATGGAGGGTTGGGCGGCCAAGTATCGCGAGCAGGAAGCAAGACTCGCCACGTTGCGCCAGGCCTCCCGACAGACGCTCATCGTCTCGGTCATGGGCGGCCAGGACACGGAGCTACCGCTTCAGCAGATCGTCCGAATCGTCCGCCCAAACTCGATGGGGGTGTGGTCCAAGAGCGGCATCTATCTATCCAGGCTCTGGGAGTTCATCTCCGGCGATCCCAGGGAGTCGAACACCGAGGGTGGCGTCTTCCCCGCCATATTCGGTACGGTGATGATGGTGATGATCATGAGCCTCCTCGTCGCACCGCTGGGTGTACTGACCGCATTCTACCTTCGGGAGTACGCGAAGCAGGGGGTATTAGTCAGTACGGTCAGGATCGCCGTCAATAATCTGGCCGGCGTCCCGTCTATCGTCTTTGGGGTCTTTGGTCTCGGCTTTTTCATCTACCTTGTCGGGGGAAGCATCGACCGGCTCTTCTATCCCGAAGCGCTCCCGACTCCGACCTTCGGAACAGGGGGAATCTTGTGGGCCTCGTTGACCCTTGCCCTTATGACGGTCCCAGTCGTCATCGTGGCCACGGAGGAGGGGCTGGCAGCTATCCCGCCCGGGATGCGTGAGGCCTCGCTGGCCCTGGGCGCTACGAAGTTCGAGACGACCTGGCGGGTCGTCCTGCCGGCGGTTATGCCCTCAATCCTCACGGGACTCATCCTGGCCATGGCCCGTGCGGTCGGGGAGGTCGCGCCGCTCATGATCACCGGAGTGGTCAAGCTCGCCCCGTCCCTTCCGATCGATAGCGTCTGGCCGTTCCTCCATCTGGATCGGAAATTCATGCACCTGGGCTTCCATATTTACGACGTCGGGTTTCAATCGCCTAATGTGGACGCCGCCCGGCCGATGGTTTACACCACCGCGCTCCTCCTGCTCCTGGTCGTCCTGGTCTTGAACCTGGCAACGATCCTGATCAGGAACCGTCTGCGAAAGAAATATGCGTCTTCAGCGTTCTAGAGAAAGAGAAAATGTCCTATGATATATAGACAACCACGTAGGTCTTGTCCCGTTTGTCATTCCGGGCTCGACAAGCCTGTCCCGTACTTGATACGGGGGAATCCAGTCGAGCACTCTGGATATCGGCTTCCGCCGGTATGACGAACTCGCGGCAGGCCGAGGGGAATGAACTCCCACTGGATTCAGTTGGATTGTAGAAACCGATGATGATAACGGAACCGATGATCGAAATCAGGAAGTTGACCCTCAAGTACGGGGAGAAGCTCGCCCTCCAGGATATCAGCCTCGACATCCCCAAGCATCAGGTCACGGCCTTTATCGGACCGTCGGGGTGCGGAAAGACAACGCTCCTGCGATGTCTCAACCGCATGAACGACCTCATCGATGGGGTGACAGTCAGCGGGACCATCAGGATCGGCGGGCTCGATATCCATGACCCAGCCCTGGAAATCACGGAACTTCGTAAGCGAGTCGGCATGGTGTTCCAGAAATCGAACCCCTTCCCGAAGACGATTTATGATAACGTCGCCTATGGGCCAAGGATCCTCGGTGTCCGCGGACAGTCGACGTTGGCCGAGATCGTGGAAAGGAGTCTGCAGGCCGCCGCCCTCTGGAACGAGGTCCAGGATCGCCTGCACAGCAGCGCGCTCAGCCTGTCAGGGGGGCAACAGCAGCGGCTGTGCATCGCCAGGGCTATTGCTGTCGAACCGGAGGTCCTGCTTATGGACGAACCCTGCTCCGCGCTTGACCCGATCGCCACGGCCAAGATCGAGGAACTGATGGCCGACCTGAAGCAACAGTATACGATCGTGATCGTCACCCATAATATGCAACAGGCGGCCCGGGTCTCCGATTACACCGCCTTCCTGTACCTCGGCCAGTTGATTGAGTACGATCTGACCAGGCAACTCTTCGTCAAACCCTCCAGGCAACAGACGGAGGACTACATTACAGGCCGGTTCGGCTAGGACAACACATGAAAACCACACAACGGCACTTCGACGAGCAACTTCAGGAACTGAGAGCACACCTGTTGGCGATGGGAAGTCTGGCCGAGACGATGATCGTCAAGAGCGTCAAAGGGCTAGTCGAAAGGAACGACACGCTGGTGCAGGAGGTGTTCACACACGAGGAGGAGATGGATCAGCGGTGCATCGAAACCGATCAGCGTTGTTTTACCCTCCTGGCCCTGCAACAGCCGATGGCCGGCGACCTCCGCTTTATTGCGGTTGCTATCAAGATCAATAGCGACATCGAGCGGATCGGCGACCTGGCAGTCAACATCGCCCAGGCGGCTTCAGTGCTCATCACGCAGCCCGCCCTGAAGCCGCTTATCGATATTCCGCGGATCGCCCTGCTCTGTCAGGAGATGGTGAAGAAAAGCCTGGACGCCTTTGTCGCACGAGATCCGGAGTTGGCCAGGATCGTCATTGAGTCGGACGATTCCGTCGATTCGTTGCGGGATCAGATCTTCCGGGAGCTCCTCACCTACATGATGACCGATCCGGCCATCATCCCAAGAGCCCTGGACCTGATACTCGTCTCGCGCTACCTGGAGCGGATCGCCGATCATGCGACGAATATCGCGGAGGATGTCGTCTATATCGTTCGAGGTGAGGATATTCGGGAACGCGGGGACAAAGAGATACGAAAAGGCTTGAGACGCCAGACAAGCGTCTCACCTGAGATCTCGGGAGTTGAGCAAGTGGCAACCCTAACAGCCCACAGGCTGATGCCGGAGGAGCGCGAGTTTCTGAGCCTGATCGAATCCGCCGCACACAACCTTCTCGAGACTGCGAGGTTCCTGCAGACCATGTTCGAAGACTACACCGATCCCGCGGAGAAGTGGCGGAAGATCAGGGAGGCTGAACACGAGGGTGATGCCATCACCCACCGCATCATGAAGCGACTGAACCAGACTTTTATCCCCTTCTTCGACCGGGAAAACCTTCACGCACTGGCATCGGCCATCGACGATGTTGTGGACTTCATCGAAGCCACGGCCTCCAGGATGGTACTCTACAAAATCGAACAGCCCACACCGGAATCCCGTGAGATGGTCACCCTCATTATGGCATCGGCGGAGCAGGTCGCGAAGGCCGTCAGCCAACTGCCGCGGTTCGACACTGTGCAAGAGATCTGCGTGGAGATCAACCGGCTGGAAAATGCCGCTGATGACCTCTTTCGCCGAGTGATTGCCCGCCTGTTTGAGAGTGATCTTCCGGTTCTCGAACTGACCAAATGGAAAGAGATCTACGAATCACTCGAAGGTGTAACCGACCGATGTGAGGATGTTGCGAACGTCGTCGAGACGATCGCTCTCAAGCATTCGTAAGCCGGGGTCACACTCCTTAACCGTGAACCTTGAACTTTGAACCTTGAACGCTTTAGATGCCTTCCGTCGCCTCCTGCGAGGCGACGGCCGGTTTTCTGACCAGAAGGCGGGCGGCCAGGATCCCAATCTCATAGAGCAGGTACATCGGCACAGCCATCAATGTCTGGTTAAAGACATCCGGCGTGGGGGTCAGAATGGCGGCGATCGCGAAGACGGCTAGAATCGCATACTTCCGATTTCTGGCAAGAAACTGTGGCGTCACCAGGCCCATCTTCGCCGCAATACCGATGACTAACGGAAGCTCAAAGACCAAGCCGAAACCCAACAGAAATTTTGTGGTAAAGTCCACGTAGTTGCCGACGGAGATCATCGGCTTCAGGTTCTCCGTTTTGTAGGTCAGGAGGAAGTTCAGGGCGAACGGGAGGACAAAATAGAAGCAGAACAGCAGGCCA
This window harbors:
- a CDS encoding phosphate ABC transporter substrate-binding protein PstS family protein; its protein translation is MFRQKNGTKRKGYTFLLLLAEIVCSVLLWSALAVADVLKVDPALPTYKAVSGVSGNLSSVGSDTLNNLMTFWAETFNKYYPNVKIQIEGKGSSTAPPALISGTAQLGPMSRPMKGTEIDAFEKKFGYKPTGLRSAVDALAVFVHKDNPIKCLTIAQVDAIFSKSRRYGHKEDVKTWGQLGLTGDWANRPISLFGRNSASGTYGFFKEHALKNGDYKDELKEQPGSASVVQGVAVDRYAMGYSGIGYATPDVRAVPLSEKEGGACAEATADNAYSGKYPLSRFLFIYVNRAPDKHLDPLTREFARFLLSKDGQQAVIKDGYFPIPNSIAKEELSKAL
- a CDS encoding ABC transporter permease subunit, which translates into the protein MEDSTKVVAPGEPLQAARPVIVPRRKITRRLLLDRLARWIVTLGGAAIIVSILAILFVIAAGVYPLFRKPTAVLLGELATSLDSTPLAVGVDEYREIVYVVTASGVQFVSVKDGSVLPSNPLQGLRGATVVGTSGLGRGPLLLGLSDGRAIPVEVGFSVTFPDGKRRVESELTAVDPIAVDPEQHPLTRLAYASTPNGPMTAAAIGPKALILVTVKETKALIGPTTKEESRQRLTLPIEGEITSLALDGRGEDLFVGTSFGQVIRVDLRDPNDPKVADIAAATTRPGIGVSMVGFLIGDRTLIVGDAMGGVGSWQLVRADGEGQRLVKVYDFLAHTGPVVAFAPSRRDKGFVTADASGIIHIHYGTTGKTLLTLKAADVGLNAVTFAPKVDGVITVNAKGGLSQWTVENPHPEISWGSLFGKLWYEGYPAPTYVWQSTGGTDDFEAKFSLTPLIFGTVKGTFYALLFAIPLALLGALYASQFMHPTLKGIVKPTVEIMAALPSVVLGFLAGLWLAPFVEKVVPGLFLMPIITTLLILIAIFCWRFVPISVRSRVKAGTEVALLIPIVILGGWISFQLGGTIERLLLSGDYRGWLLSVLGLTYDQRNSLVVGIAMGFAVIPIIFTIAEDSLSSVPQHLVAGSLALGATRWQTALRVVLPTASPGIFSAIMIGFGRAVGETMIVLMATGNTPVMDWSIFNGFRALSANIAVELPEAPDGGTLFRILFLAALLLFVMTFIVNTLAELVRLKLRQRYRSL
- a CDS encoding DUF47 family protein; translated protein: MPEEREFLSLIESAAHNLLETARFLQTMFEDYTDPAEKWRKIREAEHEGDAITHRIMKRLNQTFIPFFDRENLHALASAIDDVVDFIEATASRMVLYKIEQPTPESREMVTLIMASAEQVAKAVSQLPRFDTVQEICVEINRLENAADDLFRRVIARLFESDLPVLELTKWKEIYESLEGVTDRCEDVANVVETIALKHS
- the tatC gene encoding twin-arginine translocase subunit TatC is translated as MFDEKMSFFSHLEELRRRILISLVAIGIGFTLTFNYSETILRYLKRPLTTDLVFSRTYPFLQSIPRTGPSLDLIFLAPAEAFWMHMKIAFVAGLMIVLPIVLYQIWKFIAPGLLPHEKRYALPFVVLATVFFICGLLFCFYFVLPFALNFLLTYKTENLKPMISVGNYVDFTTKFLLGFGLVFELPLVIGIAAKMGLVTPQFLARNRKYAILAVFAIAAILTPTPDVFNQTLMAVPMYLLYEIGILAARLLVRKPAVASQEATEGI
- the pstB gene encoding phosphate ABC transporter ATP-binding protein PstB codes for the protein MIEIRKLTLKYGEKLALQDISLDIPKHQVTAFIGPSGCGKTTLLRCLNRMNDLIDGVTVSGTIRIGGLDIHDPALEITELRKRVGMVFQKSNPFPKTIYDNVAYGPRILGVRGQSTLAEIVERSLQAAALWNEVQDRLHSSALSLSGGQQQRLCIARAIAVEPEVLLMDEPCSALDPIATAKIEELMADLKQQYTIVIVTHNMQQAARVSDYTAFLYLGQLIEYDLTRQLFVKPSRQQTEDYITGRFG
- the pstA gene encoding phosphate ABC transporter permease PstA, whose translation is MTRFWKSGDPFIWLTGGALALNLLLVAGLVLLVLLNGLGFFWPSAIVHLTLSDGKELLGQVMQREVIPQPDAPPGTAARHRIQVKVGNRDLYGADFVWVEEAMIARRDVPAQAVLIERREWGNLYGFLKEVRDDERAVTSGPEAAWSTLQAILPGATSTFQEIRRIEKKEIGAINAAQEKIRLTLKKLQLSGQEAGSKTARLDQEMEGWAAKYREQEARLATLRQASRQTLIVSVMGGQDTELPLQQIVRIVRPNSMGVWSKSGIYLSRLWEFISGDPRESNTEGGVFPAIFGTVMMVMIMSLLVAPLGVLTAFYLREYAKQGVLVSTVRIAVNNLAGVPSIVFGVFGLGFFIYLVGGSIDRLFYPEALPTPTFGTGGILWASLTLALMTVPVVIVATEEGLAAIPPGMREASLALGATKFETTWRVVLPAVMPSILTGLILAMARAVGEVAPLMITGVVKLAPSLPIDSVWPFLHLDRKFMHLGFHIYDVGFQSPNVDAARPMVYTTALLLLLVVLVLNLATILIRNRLRKKYASSAF